A genomic stretch from Vibrio neptunius includes:
- the bioH gene encoding pimeloyl-ACP methyl ester esterase BioH, with protein MENVVQNEIKPTTPYWQSTGHGNDLVLVHGWGMNGAVWHQAAEQLSEHFRVHVVDLPGFGHSHQLHFETMEELIQQVLESAPDNAIWLGWSLGGLVATHIAIHHPERITKLITVASSPKFSADKRWRGIQPQVLNAFTEQLVDDFRVTVERFMALQAMGSPSARQDVKNLKKAILSRPEPNPQSLLTGLKLLAHVDYRQALPNISIPTLRLYGRLDGLVPAKVATEVDTLMPTSESYVFSASSHAPFMTEFNEFCQQVTRFSTDR; from the coding sequence ATGGAAAACGTGGTACAAAATGAGATCAAACCAACAACGCCATATTGGCAATCAACGGGTCATGGTAACGATTTGGTCTTAGTACATGGTTGGGGAATGAATGGCGCTGTATGGCATCAGGCCGCTGAGCAGTTAAGTGAGCACTTTCGGGTACACGTTGTTGATCTACCTGGGTTTGGCCATAGCCATCAATTGCATTTCGAAACGATGGAAGAACTCATACAACAGGTGCTGGAGAGCGCCCCAGACAATGCAATTTGGCTCGGCTGGTCTTTGGGCGGCTTGGTGGCAACGCATATCGCTATTCATCACCCTGAGCGCATCACTAAACTGATCACCGTGGCAAGCTCACCTAAGTTTTCAGCAGACAAACGCTGGCGCGGAATACAACCTCAAGTATTGAATGCGTTTACAGAACAATTGGTCGACGACTTTCGTGTTACCGTAGAGCGCTTTATGGCTTTACAGGCAATGGGTAGCCCTTCTGCCCGACAAGACGTCAAAAACCTCAAGAAAGCCATCCTATCTCGTCCAGAGCCAAATCCTCAATCCCTACTCACTGGCTTAAAGCTACTGGCACATGTAGATTATCGTCAGGCGCTACCTAATATCTCAATACCCACCCTACGCTTATATGGACGCCTTGATGGTTTGGTACCGGCTAAAGTCGCTACTGAGGTGGATACATTGATGCCAACCAGTGAGAGCTATGTATTTAGCGCTTCATCACATGCACCATTCATGACGGAATTTAATGAGTTTTGTCAGCAAGTTACTCGCTTTTCTACTGACAGATAA
- a CDS encoding ATP-dependent Lon protease: MLVSPTNVSVPLIAPSVNVQTEQAARDNKVREPVTPTVALTKSNAERKVKADDKRRQQSSWDPAEHPSYEASEQEDVKATYQEDPKDTLERIFQLIALDSYSEDQGKGYAMRFRLPRHIIDAAITEGKMAKRRTVIKFHYGDAVAPNTPSDVIAVL; the protein is encoded by the coding sequence ATGCTCGTATCACCTACAAATGTAAGTGTACCGCTGATCGCCCCATCGGTTAATGTGCAAACGGAGCAGGCAGCCAGAGACAATAAAGTCCGCGAGCCCGTCACTCCCACTGTGGCATTAACCAAAAGTAACGCAGAACGTAAAGTTAAAGCCGATGATAAAAGGCGACAACAATCCTCTTGGGATCCGGCTGAGCACCCAAGCTATGAAGCCAGCGAACAGGAAGACGTTAAAGCCACTTATCAGGAAGATCCGAAAGATACGCTCGAACGGATTTTTCAATTGATTGCTCTGGACAGCTACAGTGAAGATCAGGGCAAGGGCTACGCGATGCGCTTTCGGTTACCAAGGCACATAATCGATGCGGCGATAACTGAAGGCAAAATGGCCAAGCGCAGAACCGTGATTAAGTTTCACTACGGTGATGCGGTTGCACCCAATACACCTTCAGATGTCATTGCGGTGTTGTAG
- a CDS encoding RNA-binding transcriptional accessory protein: MSQAICQMIAHELNVRTEQVNAAVNLIDDGNTVPFIARYRKEVTGGLDDTQLRNLDSRLSYLRELDDRRQTILKSIQEQGKLTTELETEINQADSKTRLEDLYLPYKPKRRTKGQIAIEAGLEPLADKLWNEPQTEPEQEAAQYLDADKGIADTKAALDGARAIVMERIAEDANLLEKIRTHLNRSAELVARVVEGKEREGEKFKDYFEHNEALSKVPSHRALAMLRGRNEGFLTLAMNADPEQEEGARQSYCETIIADHYGISLSQAPADVWRKHVISWAWRIKVSMHMETELMGAMKERAEIEAIEVFATNLKDLLMAAPAGPRATLGLDPGLRTGSKIAVVDSTGKVLATETIYPHPPQKQYDKSAQVVAKLVQQFNVDLIAIGNGTASRETDSFVADLIKRNNLNVQKIMVSEAGASVYSASELAAKEFPGLDVSLRGAVSIARRLQDPLAELVKIDPKSIGVGQYQHDVSQSMLAKRLDAVVEDCVNAVGVDVNTASPALLTRVAGLSSTIAQNIVDYRDENGRFEARTTLKKVARLGPKAFEQCAGFLRIMDGKNPLDASSVHPEAYPVVKAIAEKNSKDVRALIGDTQFLRGLHAVDYTDDNFGVPTVSDIIKELDKPGRDPRPEFKTATFADGVNEVSDLEPGMVLEGVVSNVANFGAFVDIGVHQDGLVHISALTDRFVSDPREVVKAGDIVKVKVMEVDIQRKRIGLSMRLNDEPGQDNRSQRSTAPRGQQRQSQGNKGSQRRREEPANGAMGGAFAAAFAKAKK, encoded by the coding sequence ATGAGCCAAGCTATCTGTCAAATGATTGCTCACGAACTGAATGTTCGTACTGAGCAAGTTAACGCTGCTGTTAATCTCATCGATGATGGCAATACGGTGCCATTTATCGCCCGCTATCGAAAAGAAGTGACAGGTGGTTTGGATGATACCCAACTGCGTAATCTCGACAGCCGTCTCTCTTACCTGCGTGAATTGGATGATCGTCGTCAGACGATTCTGAAATCCATTCAGGAGCAAGGTAAATTGACGACTGAGCTCGAAACTGAAATCAATCAGGCGGACAGTAAAACCCGTCTGGAAGACCTGTATCTGCCTTATAAACCTAAGCGCCGCACCAAAGGTCAGATTGCGATTGAAGCTGGTTTGGAACCGCTGGCAGACAAATTGTGGAACGAACCACAGACGGAGCCGGAGCAAGAAGCGGCTCAATACCTTGATGCAGACAAAGGTATTGCAGACACGAAAGCGGCGCTTGATGGCGCGCGTGCCATTGTGATGGAACGTATTGCTGAAGATGCCAACCTGCTGGAAAAAATTCGTACGCATCTTAACCGTAGCGCAGAGCTGGTGGCTCGCGTTGTGGAAGGCAAAGAGCGCGAAGGCGAAAAATTCAAAGATTACTTTGAGCACAATGAAGCCTTAAGCAAGGTGCCATCGCATCGTGCGCTGGCTATGTTGCGTGGCCGTAATGAAGGTTTCTTAACATTGGCGATGAATGCTGACCCAGAGCAAGAAGAAGGTGCTCGCCAGTCGTATTGTGAAACCATTATTGCCGATCACTATGGTATTTCACTTAGCCAAGCCCCAGCGGATGTGTGGCGTAAGCATGTGATCAGTTGGGCATGGCGCATCAAGGTGTCGATGCACATGGAAACTGAGCTGATGGGAGCGATGAAAGAGCGTGCTGAAATCGAAGCGATTGAAGTGTTTGCCACAAACCTGAAAGATTTATTGATGGCGGCTCCAGCAGGTCCACGAGCCACGCTAGGTCTCGATCCGGGCTTGAGAACGGGGTCGAAAATCGCGGTGGTAGATTCAACAGGTAAAGTGCTAGCAACAGAAACCATCTACCCTCATCCGCCGCAAAAACAGTATGACAAATCGGCTCAGGTGGTGGCGAAGCTGGTACAGCAGTTTAATGTCGACCTAATTGCCATTGGTAACGGCACGGCATCGCGTGAAACGGACAGTTTTGTCGCTGATCTGATTAAGCGAAATAACCTTAACGTGCAGAAGATTATGGTCAGTGAAGCGGGCGCGTCCGTCTATTCGGCGTCAGAGCTGGCTGCCAAAGAATTCCCTGGTTTGGACGTGTCACTGCGTGGCGCAGTGTCGATTGCTCGCCGTCTGCAAGACCCACTGGCGGAGCTGGTGAAAATTGACCCTAAATCGATTGGTGTTGGCCAGTATCAACACGACGTCAGCCAGTCGATGCTGGCTAAGCGTCTGGATGCGGTTGTTGAGGACTGTGTAAACGCTGTTGGTGTTGATGTGAATACGGCGTCTCCTGCTTTGTTAACGCGAGTGGCGGGGCTGTCGAGCACTATTGCGCAGAACATTGTTGATTACCGCGACGAGAATGGCCGTTTTGAAGCACGTACCACACTGAAGAAAGTCGCCCGCCTTGGGCCAAAAGCGTTTGAACAGTGTGCAGGTTTCCTCCGTATTATGGATGGTAAGAACCCGCTGGATGCGTCATCGGTTCACCCAGAAGCGTATCCTGTGGTGAAAGCTATCGCAGAGAAAAACAGCAAAGACGTTCGCGCCTTGATTGGTGATACTCAGTTCCTGCGTGGCTTACATGCTGTGGATTACACCGATGACAATTTTGGTGTTCCGACGGTCAGCGACATCATCAAAGAGTTGGACAAGCCAGGGCGAGATCCTCGCCCCGAATTCAAAACTGCAACGTTCGCTGATGGCGTAAATGAAGTGTCAGATCTCGAACCGGGTATGGTGCTGGAAGGCGTGGTATCCAACGTGGCGAATTTTGGCGCTTTCGTTGATATTGGCGTGCATCAAGATGGCCTAGTGCATATTTCGGCTTTAACCGATCGATTTGTCTCTGATCCAAGAGAAGTCGTTAAGGCGGGGGATATCGTTAAAGTCAAAGTGATGGAAGTGGACATTCAGCGTAAGCGTATTGGCCTATCTATGCGTCTTAATGATGAACCGGGCCAAGATAACCGTTCTCAGCGTTCTACCGCGCCACGTGGTCAACAACGTCAGAGCCAAGGCAACAAAGGTAGCCAACGTCGTCGTGAAGAGCCAGCAAATGGCGCGATGGGCGGGGCATTTGCCGCTGCTTTTGCCAAAGCCAAAAAATAG
- a CDS encoding RimK/LysX family protein: MKKLSLILTLTSALMTAPQAWSEPLATTTQNPAYQLDNALILGRIENVYYSDIPELKGVPFMGKIDTGADTTSIHAENIHITSTHPDFEDLTDDDLLWAVVNDRRKNKLKRNTETYLSYQITIAFTIRHPYTGEDINIRDDLERISIIRSRSSEKPILRPAVRMPLTIGGRTVDAMINLTKRSQFSSPILIGKTFLEDNAWVMASYDYLQEQPHAQVIGKKETVEVDGVPYKVSVATTSRYTNAHALDVKIDKKAQSVSFKLEDDKGKRKAMTLPLIRILNTSNGERPLVYLPVKLNQNHTQHWLVYLRDRSHLSSQISLGRDVASEHFVIDTDSENLLKKADTSFKTALKSDPLVISPKETITIDQEFSIPAQPSFIVKTPLLRVKEFELSKKGGKEQVSFTLENRQGEIKTLTKPVLRILKVGKSVRPVVEGVFELGDKKRELEFAIDSLGKNDTKPFFVMGHNMAKSNVLLNTRTEDLLSPSPLFRAGHIEVVQVEDLAFPVKLDTGADVSSINAKNIKQYQKDGKDMVTFTYENDVGMKQEFTREVVDVMRITAKKGEKANVRPVVEMRVRLGELDKIIRVNLQDRGRFHYSMILGKNFLKYGAIVSSDKDYIITEKPDYEK; the protein is encoded by the coding sequence ATGAAGAAGCTCTCTTTGATTCTGACTTTGACAAGCGCCCTAATGACAGCCCCGCAAGCTTGGTCTGAACCCCTTGCCACTACCACACAAAACCCTGCCTACCAGTTGGATAACGCACTGATTCTCGGACGCATCGAAAATGTCTACTATAGCGATATTCCAGAACTCAAAGGCGTACCCTTTATGGGCAAGATCGATACGGGTGCCGACACCACATCGATTCATGCTGAAAACATTCACATCACTAGCACGCACCCAGACTTTGAAGACTTGACCGATGATGACCTACTTTGGGCGGTGGTCAATGATCGGCGAAAAAACAAGCTAAAGAGAAATACAGAAACCTACTTGTCTTATCAGATCACGATTGCCTTTACCATTCGCCACCCGTATACCGGCGAAGACATCAATATCAGAGATGATCTCGAACGCATCAGCATCATCCGCAGCCGCTCCAGCGAAAAACCAATCCTTCGTCCAGCGGTACGAATGCCACTGACGATCGGTGGCCGCACCGTGGATGCCATGATTAACCTCACCAAACGTAGCCAGTTCTCGTCACCCATCCTGATTGGTAAAACGTTTCTTGAAGATAATGCTTGGGTGATGGCGAGTTATGATTACCTCCAAGAGCAGCCGCATGCTCAAGTCATAGGCAAAAAAGAAACAGTAGAAGTTGACGGCGTTCCCTATAAGGTCAGTGTTGCGACCACCAGCCGTTACACCAACGCCCATGCTTTGGATGTAAAAATCGACAAAAAGGCTCAATCAGTCTCGTTCAAATTGGAAGATGACAAAGGCAAACGCAAAGCTATGACTCTGCCATTGATCCGTATTTTGAATACCAGCAATGGTGAGCGTCCACTGGTTTACCTACCAGTCAAGCTCAATCAGAATCACACTCAGCATTGGCTGGTTTATTTACGTGACCGCAGCCATTTAAGCAGTCAGATCAGCCTTGGACGAGATGTCGCCAGCGAACATTTCGTTATCGATACCGATAGCGAAAACCTGCTCAAAAAAGCCGATACTAGCTTCAAGACGGCCCTCAAGTCTGATCCATTGGTGATCTCACCCAAAGAGACCATCACCATAGACCAAGAGTTCAGCATTCCTGCACAGCCTAGTTTTATCGTTAAAACTCCACTACTGAGAGTCAAAGAGTTTGAACTCAGCAAGAAAGGCGGCAAGGAACAGGTCAGTTTCACTCTTGAAAACCGCCAAGGTGAAATCAAAACGTTGACTAAGCCTGTCCTGCGTATACTCAAAGTCGGCAAATCCGTTCGTCCGGTTGTGGAAGGTGTATTCGAGTTAGGAGACAAAAAACGAGAACTGGAATTTGCTATCGATAGTCTTGGCAAAAATGACACCAAGCCTTTCTTTGTCATGGGCCACAACATGGCGAAAAGCAATGTACTACTCAACACTCGTACAGAGGATCTACTCAGCCCAAGTCCGCTATTCAGAGCTGGTCACATTGAAGTCGTTCAAGTCGAAGATCTGGCTTTTCCGGTCAAGCTAGATACAGGAGCGGATGTCAGCTCAATCAATGCCAAGAACATCAAGCAGTATCAGAAAGATGGCAAAGATATGGTCACGTTCACCTATGAAAATGATGTCGGGATGAAACAGGAATTCACTCGAGAAGTAGTCGATGTGATGCGCATTACAGCCAAGAAAGGGGAAAAAGCCAACGTGCGCCCTGTGGTTGAAATGCGAGTCAGGCTGGGAGAGTTGGATAAGATCATTCGCGTTAACCTCCAAGACAGAGGGCGTTTCCACTACAGCATGATTTTAGGCAAAAACTTCCTCAAATATGGGGCCATTGTTAGCAGTGATAAGGACTACATCATTACTGAAAAACCCGACTACGAAAAATAA
- the ompR gene encoding two-component system response regulator OmpR: MQENHKILVVDDDARLRALLERYLSEQGFQVRSVANSEQMDRLLTRENFHLMVLDLMLPGEDGLSICRRLRNANSTLPILMLTAKGDEIDRIVGLEVGADDYLPKPFNPRELLARIKAVLRRQTTELPGAPSSEESVVEFGEFSLNLGTREMFRGEESMPLTSGEFAVLKALVTNAREPMSRDKLMNMARGREYSAMERSIDVQISRLRRMLEVDPSKPRYIQTVWGLGYVFVPDGKEA; the protein is encoded by the coding sequence ATGCAAGAAAATCACAAGATCTTAGTCGTTGATGACGATGCACGTTTACGTGCATTGCTGGAGCGTTACTTGTCTGAACAAGGATTCCAAGTACGTAGTGTCGCTAACAGTGAGCAGATGGACCGCCTGTTAACCCGTGAAAACTTCCACCTGATGGTATTGGATTTAATGCTGCCAGGTGAAGATGGCCTGTCTATTTGCCGTCGCCTGCGTAACGCTAACAGTACCTTACCGATCCTGATGCTCACTGCAAAAGGTGATGAAATTGACCGAATTGTTGGCTTGGAAGTGGGCGCAGACGACTACCTGCCAAAACCATTTAACCCACGTGAGCTGCTGGCACGCATCAAAGCCGTATTGCGTCGTCAGACAACTGAACTGCCCGGTGCACCTAGCTCAGAAGAGTCGGTGGTCGAATTCGGTGAGTTCAGCCTAAACCTTGGTACACGTGAAATGTTTCGCGGTGAGGAGTCAATGCCTCTGACCTCGGGCGAATTTGCGGTGCTTAAAGCGCTGGTTACCAATGCCCGTGAGCCGATGTCACGTGACAAACTAATGAATATGGCCCGCGGTCGTGAGTATTCTGCCATGGAACGATCCATCGACGTACAGATTTCTCGTCTGCGTCGTATGCTGGAAGTCGATCCGAGTAAACCTCGTTATATTCAAACTGTATGGGGCTTAGGCTACGTTTTCGTACCAGACGGCAAAGAAGCATAA
- a CDS encoding type II secretion system protein N — MKKVILLSLTLVMVFLISAVAHVPAQVALNYLPLPPQLVVHGVSGTVWDGSATGLTWQSQKLGALHWQLAPLKLLMGKAEAQVRFGRGSDMQMTGRGVVGYSMSGPYAENLIASLPVAKILELAPPVPVPVELTGQVELSIKSMVYAAPYCQTAEGSVVWNTDKVITPLDELSVGPVVVNFSCQDSQITLKGDQNSQQVSSAAEVMIQANRSYQASAWFKPGNEFPSSLAEQLKWLPSPDSEGRYQFTYHGRL, encoded by the coding sequence GTGAAAAAAGTCATTCTGCTCAGTCTGACGTTGGTGATGGTCTTTCTGATCAGTGCTGTGGCGCATGTTCCAGCTCAGGTTGCGCTGAACTATTTACCATTGCCACCTCAGCTAGTCGTCCATGGTGTCTCAGGTACGGTCTGGGATGGCAGCGCCACAGGGTTAACCTGGCAAAGCCAGAAGTTAGGCGCCTTACATTGGCAATTGGCGCCACTAAAATTGCTCATGGGTAAAGCCGAAGCTCAGGTGCGTTTTGGTCGTGGCAGTGATATGCAAATGACGGGACGTGGTGTGGTAGGCTACAGTATGTCTGGCCCTTATGCTGAAAACTTGATCGCTTCATTGCCCGTTGCAAAAATTCTCGAACTGGCGCCTCCAGTGCCCGTTCCAGTGGAACTGACAGGGCAGGTTGAGCTGAGTATTAAGTCGATGGTTTATGCCGCTCCATATTGCCAGACCGCTGAAGGTTCAGTAGTGTGGAATACTGACAAAGTGATTACGCCATTGGATGAGCTTAGCGTTGGTCCAGTGGTGGTTAACTTTAGTTGTCAGGATAGCCAGATCACATTGAAAGGTGATCAAAACAGCCAACAGGTGAGCAGTGCGGCGGAAGTTATGATCCAAGCTAATCGCAGCTATCAGGCTTCCGCTTGGTTTAAGCCGGGCAACGAGTTTCCTAGTTCGCTGGCGGAACAGCTGAAATGGCTTCCATCGCCAGACTCTGAAGGTCGTTATCAGTTTACTTATCATGGACGCCTTTAA
- a CDS encoding type II secretion system protein M, which yields MKQLLSSLQAWWAGTSQREQRLLIACSVLLFLGVIYWGILQPVSQRADMATNRIQSEKQLLNWVKDKADTISQLRAQGGVASSSLPLNQSISSTASRFGAELVRVQPRGEELQVWVQPMPFNRLLDWMTFLQEKHGVSATFMDIDKGDQDGTVEVKRLQFVKR from the coding sequence GTGAAACAATTACTATCTTCACTTCAGGCATGGTGGGCAGGTACCAGCCAACGTGAGCAACGTTTGCTGATTGCTTGTTCGGTATTGTTATTTTTGGGTGTGATCTACTGGGGCATATTGCAACCAGTCAGTCAGCGTGCCGACATGGCGACGAATCGTATCCAGAGCGAGAAACAATTGCTCAACTGGGTGAAAGACAAAGCAGACACTATCAGTCAACTGCGTGCTCAAGGCGGAGTGGCATCGTCGAGCTTGCCACTTAATCAGTCCATTTCTTCAACGGCTTCACGTTTTGGAGCAGAGCTTGTCAGAGTTCAGCCACGTGGCGAGGAACTGCAGGTTTGGGTTCAACCGATGCCATTCAATCGCTTACTTGATTGGATGACGTTCCTGCAGGAAAAACACGGTGTATCCGCTACCTTTATGGACATTGATAAAGGTGATCAAGATGGGACTGTTGAAGTCAAGCGCTTACAGTTTGTTAAAAGGTAA
- the gspL gene encoding type II secretion system protein GspL — MNEFLIVRLSKSKTAAIQWLVWSESQKEVIASGELQNHQDLTELANYAEGRQVIVLVSAANLVLTQLEVPAGANRQFESMLPFMLEDDVAQDVDELHFTILAKAANQAYVCGIDYSWLESILADMRQLGFAVRKVLPDALALPVAEESGLSAVELDGQWLVKKGQFSAVSIELAWLPFLAQSDWVKQGDEYLPLQAYSPLPELTLADDQKWHNEQPQLVMQLLAEQAVKSKVNLLSGEFKPKSSFGRHLKVWRKAAIAAGILVAILSVDNWLQIQSAETQANAYREESERIFRQVTNMSKIPTVTYLKREMEREESRLSGGGSGDSVLEWMVKMPQVMKQVPSLKLTSFKYDSTRGEVRLQAQSNDFQTFEKARELMSGQFTVEQGQLSKSGTLVNGTFVLKRL; from the coding sequence GTGAACGAGTTTCTAATCGTTCGGCTGAGCAAAAGTAAAACAGCAGCGATTCAATGGCTGGTTTGGTCAGAAAGCCAAAAGGAAGTGATAGCGAGCGGTGAACTGCAAAATCACCAAGATTTGACTGAGCTTGCCAATTACGCAGAAGGGCGCCAAGTTATTGTACTGGTGTCCGCAGCCAATTTGGTTCTGACGCAGCTGGAAGTCCCAGCAGGCGCGAATCGTCAGTTTGAGTCTATGCTGCCATTCATGTTGGAAGACGATGTGGCGCAGGATGTGGATGAGCTCCATTTTACTATTTTGGCAAAGGCAGCCAATCAGGCTTATGTCTGTGGTATTGACTACAGCTGGTTGGAATCAATATTAGCTGACATGCGACAGCTTGGCTTTGCTGTGCGTAAGGTATTACCTGATGCATTGGCTTTGCCTGTCGCTGAAGAGTCAGGCTTGAGTGCGGTAGAGCTGGATGGTCAGTGGTTGGTGAAAAAAGGTCAGTTCAGTGCGGTCAGTATTGAGCTAGCTTGGTTGCCGTTCTTGGCTCAGTCTGACTGGGTGAAGCAAGGGGATGAATATCTGCCACTTCAGGCCTATTCCCCCTTACCAGAACTAACGTTAGCCGATGATCAAAAATGGCACAACGAACAACCACAGTTGGTCATGCAGCTACTGGCTGAACAAGCTGTCAAAAGTAAAGTCAACCTGTTGTCCGGTGAGTTTAAGCCGAAGTCGTCTTTTGGTCGTCATCTCAAGGTTTGGCGTAAAGCGGCGATTGCAGCAGGAATCTTGGTTGCCATTCTCAGTGTCGACAACTGGCTGCAAATCCAAAGTGCTGAAACGCAAGCCAACGCCTATCGTGAGGAAAGTGAACGTATTTTCCGTCAAGTGACCAACATGAGTAAAATTCCGACCGTCACCTATCTCAAACGAGAAATGGAGCGGGAGGAGAGCCGACTGTCTGGTGGTGGTAGTGGTGACTCGGTACTGGAGTGGATGGTGAAAATGCCTCAAGTGATGAAGCAGGTCCCGAGCCTCAAGCTCACCAGCTTCAAGTATGACAGTACTCGCGGAGAAGTCAGGCTTCAGGCGCAAAGCAATGATTTCCAGACGTTTGAGAAAGCGCGTGAACTGATGTCTGGTCAATTTACGGTTGAGCAGGGACAACTGAGTAAATCAGGGACTCTCGTTAATGGCACCTTTGTGCTTAAGCGATTATAG
- the gspK gene encoding type II secretion system minor pseudopilin GspK codes for MTAKRPQRGVALIVILLLLAVMVSIAASMADRLFSQFKRAGSQISYQQAYWYSLGVEALAKYGIEQSYKDNDDSINLSQPWAQELNSMALDYGTVSGKLHDAQACFNINALSGAEQTAGSAQLPFLVEKFQNLLEELQVDNYEAETIAQSLWEFVDSNDSVNSSSGVEDSHYEGLSPAYLSANTLLADSSELRAVNQVSGEVMEKVAPMICALPTSDFRLNVNTIAPEHAVLLAAMFYPNLSSSQAKQIIENRGPDGWASTDDFLAESDLSGLSEDVKKQVKGYLSVDSVYFELDAEVLVDKSRVRIRSLLFSNNRETATVIRRRFGGIGERVSNRSAEQK; via the coding sequence ATGACAGCTAAACGCCCTCAGCGCGGTGTTGCCTTAATCGTGATTTTGCTCCTCTTGGCGGTGATGGTCAGTATCGCTGCCAGTATGGCTGATCGTTTGTTTAGTCAGTTTAAGCGTGCTGGCAGCCAAATCAGTTATCAGCAAGCGTACTGGTACAGTCTGGGTGTTGAAGCTCTCGCGAAGTATGGTATAGAACAAAGTTATAAAGATAACGATGACAGCATCAATCTGTCACAGCCTTGGGCACAAGAGCTGAATAGCATGGCCTTGGACTATGGCACCGTGAGCGGTAAGTTGCATGATGCACAAGCCTGTTTCAATATCAATGCGCTGTCTGGTGCGGAGCAAACCGCAGGGTCTGCTCAGCTCCCTTTCTTGGTGGAAAAGTTTCAGAACCTGCTTGAGGAGTTGCAGGTGGACAATTACGAAGCAGAAACCATTGCACAGTCACTATGGGAGTTTGTTGATAGCAATGATTCGGTGAACTCCTCATCGGGCGTCGAAGACAGCCACTACGAAGGTTTATCACCTGCGTATTTGAGTGCTAATACACTGTTAGCAGACAGCAGTGAGTTGCGAGCAGTAAATCAGGTCAGTGGTGAAGTGATGGAAAAAGTCGCTCCGATGATTTGCGCACTGCCCACGTCTGATTTTCGTCTGAATGTGAATACCATTGCGCCAGAGCATGCAGTGCTGCTGGCGGCTATGTTCTATCCGAACCTGAGCTCGTCTCAGGCAAAACAGATTATAGAAAACCGTGGCCCCGATGGATGGGCATCAACGGATGACTTCCTCGCTGAATCGGACCTAAGTGGTTTGAGTGAGGATGTCAAAAAACAAGTCAAAGGCTACCTGAGTGTCGATAGCGTGTATTTCGAGCTCGATGCTGAGGTGCTAGTGGATAAATCCAGGGTGCGAATTCGCAGCCTGTTGTTTAGTAATAATAGAGAAACTGCAACGGTAATACGCCGTCGCTTTGGAGGGATCGGTGAACGAGTTTCTAATCGTTCGGCTGAGCAAAAGTAA
- the gspJ gene encoding type II secretion system minor pseudopilin GspJ yields the protein MWRSKTPASQGGFTLIEVLVAIAIFASLSVGAYQVLNQVQRSNELSMERSERLKTLQRALVFMDGDFRQMALRQTRTNGEESNGLLIQWKEYLLDSDANGILFTRLGWHNPQQQFPRGEVSKVGYRIKDDVLERVWWRYADTPAGQTGIVMPLLDKVEKFNVKFFDGSDWKKEWDKKATLPQAVAVELELEDYGKIERIYMTAGGQMGGSEEKSNDS from the coding sequence ATGTGGCGAAGTAAAACACCAGCCTCTCAGGGCGGTTTCACACTGATTGAAGTTTTGGTGGCGATTGCCATCTTTGCCAGCTTGAGCGTGGGCGCTTATCAGGTGCTCAATCAGGTCCAGCGCAGCAACGAACTGTCCATGGAGCGCAGCGAGCGACTGAAAACGCTGCAACGAGCCTTAGTGTTTATGGATGGCGACTTTCGTCAGATGGCACTGCGTCAGACTCGTACCAATGGTGAGGAGTCCAATGGTCTGTTGATACAGTGGAAAGAGTATTTGCTGGACTCTGATGCCAACGGGATCTTGTTCACTCGCTTAGGCTGGCATAACCCGCAGCAGCAATTTCCACGTGGCGAAGTGAGTAAAGTGGGTTATCGAATCAAGGATGACGTTTTGGAGCGTGTCTGGTGGCGCTACGCTGATACGCCTGCGGGACAAACGGGAATCGTCATGCCATTGCTCGACAAAGTGGAAAAGTTTAATGTGAAGTTCTTTGATGGCTCAGACTGGAAAAAGGAGTGGGATAAGAAAGCCACGTTACCTCAAGCAGTAGCGGTTGAACTTGAACTAGAAGACTATGGCAAGATTGAGCGTATTTATATGACGGCGGGTGGCCAAATGGGCGGTTCTGAGGAGAAAAGCAATGACAGCTAA